The following is a genomic window from Pongo pygmaeus isolate AG05252 chromosome 22, NHGRI_mPonPyg2-v2.0_pri, whole genome shotgun sequence.
CACCCCTCTCCTCCACACTTGACCGCCAGTGCCCGCAACCAGCCGGCCATCACCCCTTGTGGATAAGGGGTTAGGGAGAGCAGGCTGGGCAGGGCAGCCACTGCAGCCTGCACAGAACGGCAGAGAGTGCCAAAGCCAGACAAGTTCACTGTTTAATAAAAGGAAGTGACCTCTGAATCATCTCTAAGAGTAAATCATGCACGGGGAAGCAAAACCAGCCCCTTTGTTTTCTTGTAGAACGACGTCAAGGACAAAGACCATGTGGATTAGCCATCTGCctgttcaaataggaagaaaaataagtgtGTTATTTTCTGAAGACAAAGGTGGAAAATAGTTTTTTCCTCTAGGTTCGCATGAAGCACTTAGAAACCAAATAAGCAAGCTTAATAGCACAAAGGGATCATTTTTCTCTCCAACGTGTTGGTCAGAGTCAGGCTGAGCATGGCGGGGCAGGAGCTCCAGGAGGAGCGGGCAGCGGATGTGGAGGCCGGCACGAGGGGCATCTCTTCACCAGAGTCTGGGCCTCTCCCGGCTGCTCTCCTGCCACACAACCCTTCCCTCCCTGCACAGCCACGAGGACCCACCTGCAGCCGCCAAACACACCCGGCTCATTTGCTAGCTCCATCCTGGCGCGAGTCCGCCCCTCAGCCTGGCTGACCGTCCCAGCCCTGCCAGCTTCCCTCctgccctgcctcctcctcctggggtcATCTGTTTCCAGCACTGGGCCCTGTGCCAGGCAAGGCCCAGCTGGGCCCCATGGTCATGGGAAGGCCCTGAGTCCTGCGTGTCATTTGAAGGAGACACAGGTCGGGCCTTAGCAGGAAAGGCCCCCTGGTTCTGCTCCTCCTTCAACAGACTGGGCATCTGGGATACTTGAGAGAAGACAGAATACAGTGCTTTCTTCTGCTAGTAGCCCAGCCCCAGAAAGCATAGAAATCTGAGAAAACTATAGGTCTGAGGTCCTGGAGATGAGAAGATCTGGTTCTCTCCCCCTATCCGGACAATGCCCAAAGCCAGGGCTCTGCTAAGCAGAGATGTCCACGAGGCTCACAGGGAACCCCTGAGACCTTCCCTCGTGCTTGAGTCTGGGGCATCAGAGGACCCTGGCTGCTCCTGCACTTCCTAACCTTGGGGGCTGCCCAGGGGCCACTCGATAGCCCCAGAAAAGGATGGGCACAGTCGGCTCTTCCGTCTGCTCTCTATGAATCAAAAGTTTCatgtgaggctgggcacggtggttcaggcttgtaatcccagcactttgggaggctaaggtgggtggataacctgaggtcagggcttcgagacaagcctggccaacatagagaaaccccatctctactaaaaatacaaaaagtagctgggtgtggtggcacgtgcctgtaatcccagctacttgggaggctgaggcaggagaatcgcttgaacccaggaggcaaaggttgcagtgagtcgagatcatgccactgcactccagcctgggcgacagagtgagactccatctcgaaaaaaaaaaagtttgatgtgAGGTGGCTTGGGTGGAACAGCTGAGTCAGCTGAGCCAGAACTAAGTGTGGTAGGCAGAGCACCAAGGAATTTCACACAAGCCGAGCCCCAGCGCTTTTCATCCAAGCACCAGGGGAAATATGCAAGTGAAGCCAGTGAGAGGCAATGGGCAATGGGCAATGGGTGGACACCGAGGGGATGGGGCTGTGGCTGGAGGAAGCAGGGTTTGCTTCATGCTGACCAGTGGTCAGCAGTCAGCTTCCAGCAGCAGGACCACGCCTAACAGATGTCTGGCTTTGGCTCGAGGAATCGGAGAAGACAGTCAGAAGGAGGACAGGATAGTTACCCTCATTTGTCGATAAATCCAGTCCGTGAATACCGTCACATTCCCGTACACTCCTGGTCTGTAAGCTTTGGCACAGCCAGAACCCCAGCTTGTATCCCCGATCAGCCACCAGACATTGTCCTTCCAAGTGACCAGAGGCCCTCCACTGTCACCCTGTGGGACACAGCAAGGTACAGAGAGCAGAAAATCAAGTCACAATCTGCAGCACACCACTGACCAGGCCTAGAAGAGGTGGGGCGGGATGGGGGGGGGTGTCGCAGTGTGAGTTACAAGTGACTGTGTGGGCTTCGAATCTCCACCATCAAGGGGTGATGGTAACAGAGATGTAACCCCCAAAGAGACAGCCCCCATCCTGAATTTTAATCTGTTCAAGCTAATAGTTACTAAATAAATTGCCgttcataatttaaaatagtcTAAATACTTGTTTCTGTTCCACTGGCACTTTTACCAAATACCAGTTTTTCAGAGGGCGTGTGTGATTTGTTGATTGTACTTGCTTCTGCCACCAGAAGCGTCCGCACTGTTTGTGGCCATCACTTCCCATGACTGTCCCGAGCTGGCTCCGTGTCACTGAGGAGGCTCTGCTGACcccaagaatgccctctctctcATGGGGGGTTCAGTAGGATCTGGTAAGGGTCAAAGGTagaataaaaatgttgaattaCCTGGCAAGAATCGACGGTCCCCTGCAGGAAGCCGGCACAGATCATGGCTGGTGTGATCAGGTTGTCATAGACATATCTGCTGTTGCATCTCTGTGTCTCAATGAGAGGCACCATGGCCTCGTTCAGCACATCTGAGGTCTTCCCTAAGGACAGGGAGACTTGTTGAGCTCCCAGTGTTGCCAGCAGCTCTTGCAGGGAGAGCACACTTCCCTCCCTGAGACCTCCACACACACTACACAGATGGTCACTGCCCTCTTCTCCAGCCCTGCCCCTGTCAGCTCATCCCAGAAGCAAGCCCTCTCCTGGGAAACCTGGATTCTCCTTATAACTGGCAGTGCCTGTGCTGAATGCAGCTCTGGAGTTCAGCTTCAGGGAAAGAACTTCCCAGCTCTGAAACTATAGGGCTCTATCAGTGCCGTGGAATCCACCTCTTATTCACCCAACGGCTTGGTTCTGCTGAACCAATTTCCCACTCCTCACTGAACACTACCCAGGACACACAGGCTCTTGTTTCCCCTCTGGCGTGCACACACTCTTCTGGAGCACACGTGACCCTCCCTAGGCCGCCTGCTTCTCGGCTCCCCTGCACATTAGAGCTTCTCAAGACACGGCCTGCACTTGCCACCTCTGCGTTTCCCACTCTCGCTTTGCTGCCTCCCCTCGGGTGTCTTCTGGGCACCGTGGGCTTAACGTGCAAAACCAGAACCCTCCATCACACCTTCTCCCACCCCAAATTCTCACCAACCAATATTTCTTGGCTTGAAAAATGGCACCACCCGCCACCTGGGGGCTTCAGCCGCAGAGTGGAAAGCCATCGTCCCTgacttctcactctctctcccacaGACATGCAACCCATCAGTAAGTCTGGTGGCTCTAGCCCAAATGTACCCTCATCTCTCCACATCCACACCCGCACTCTGTTATGAGCTGCCTTCCTGTCTCAGGGAACCACAGCAATGGACTTGTCACCATCATCCTCGtctccatccattcatccccactccccacacaGCCGCCAGATCATGGCACTCTCCGGCTCACGATCTCCCTACCTCAAGCAGACGAGAAGCTGGTGTCTTCACCATAACCCACAAGGACCTATGCAATCTGGCCCCAGCCCACCTCCTTGGCCCCTTGACCACACCTTAAGGAACATGCACTAGCCTTTTTGATGTGTACACATTTCTGCCATTTGAgtctcagctcaaatgccacctcttccgagaagcctttcctgaccacccCTTCAAAGTAGCCGGGACCTTGCGATCCCCACCCTCAGATATTTGGAAGTACCTCACTCAGTTTTTTGTCTCCCATCTGTCTGACCACACctgccccgcccccaccacccacATCCACAAGAGAGGTAAAGCTCCTGACAGCAGAGACGTTTGTCTTACTCTGTTCACTTCTGCATTCCCGGCACCTGAGTAGCACCCAGCCTGATATAGGTGAAGGTGCGCACAAGTATTTGTCGATATTCCCTTCATCTTGGATTCCATGAGGTCTTTTGCCCAGCCTGTAGCTCCACTGTAGTAAGTTTCTGCTGATGAGGAGCCAGGATGCCCTCCACTACCTTCCCTGACACTCCCCACAAATCACCCAACCTTTGTACTTTTCGCCTTGTTTGAAAGGATTTGTTGTCTGTATGGCCTAGTTGCTTTTGAGAAGGATATAAACAATATGTAAAATGAACCTTTGTGCCTGCCACTAAGCACTTCCAACCCTCCATAAAAATGAAGCAGCCAGGCTCCCTTCATTTGAAAGACTGTCAGAGAGAAATGCAGATTGCAACTGAAGGGGGCGGAGAGAGCCTCTCTCTGGTTATCAGGGCAGAGGACAGGCTTAGATGTGGCCACCACGGGTCTAGGATGCCCGTCCTCACCAAGTCCCCGGTCACTCAGCCATGCAGGCCTTGGTGGGATCTCCAGGGCAGCTCTAAACTCACAATGAGTGCAACACAGGAGATCCTGCACCTCTAAACTCGTATGGCCCAGATACTTCAAAAGCCattccacatgctgctctgtgtGGTTGTAATAAAAACACGGTGTATTAGGTAGGCTGGGCAGGATTTCTCCTATTtagcagatggagaaactgagccaCAAGGACTGGGGGAATCAACTAAAGTCATCCAATCATTGAGTAGTAGAACTGGGATTAAAACCTGGACCTCCCACTTCCGAACCCAATGCTCCATCTGTGGGCCCTGCAGTCCTGTGTGCCCAGGAGCCTCACCTTTCTCCTCGGTGGCCCCCCACCCGGAAATCCAGCAGGGCTGTTCTGGCTCCAGCATCATGCCTGGGTTGGGCAGACACACTGGTTTCACTAAGTCTGTTTCAAGAAGAGAAAACACAGTGAGCCAGGCTGGTATCACCTAAGGCCTCGGGCTATGTCTCCACCTGGCCTTCCCACACGCAGGCCGCTGGGCCTGGCACCCCGGCCACCGTGCCCAGAGGACCCTGCAACCCAACAAGTCCCACATTCTCATTTTCTCCCCCTGCCAGACCCCTCCTTCTGGCAGGCAAGAAGTTATGCTACTTATAGGTAGAATTATTTGCTAGCTCTGCTTATAAGAGGAATTATTTGCTAGCTCTGCTTCTAAAATTACATATCTCCAGGTGACCAAGATGGGAAAGACACACAGGAGGCACAGCCAAAAAGCCGATTGAGTCAGCTTTCGCCCAAGAGGCACCACGCCGTTGCTCATGCATTCGCTCTTCTATATGTGAACCATTTCCCAATGTGAATACAGACATGCTGTAGGGAGGGCTGAGGTTTTGCTTCTTCTGTATCCACATGGGGCTAGAACATTCCAGACCCTTGGATGGACCAGAGTGGGACCGAATAAGAGGCTAAGAGAAAGCATGTTTGTCCTGAATTAAGCAACTTGGTTTTAGaatgtatctttaaaaatcaaGGATCTTTACACGTTTTAGGCCAGTAGTTCTCAACTGGAAGTGACTTTGCCTCAAAGCGGATGTTTGGCAATGTCAGCAGACAACATTGGTTGTCACAGCTTGGTAGCTACTGGCCTCCAGTGAGTAGAGGCTGGGGacgctgctaaacattctacaaggCACAAGAGAGCCCTACAACAGAGAACCGCCCCAGATGTCAAGAGTGCTGCAGTGGGAAAGCCCTGTTCTAGCCTTTTCCATGCCTGGCTTCAATCACCACCACTCAGTACAGTACAGAAGAGACGTGGTGGCTGCTGCCTCCTCCAAAATGCGGCAGGTGCTCTTAGCCTCTGTGAGCCTCTCCCATTGGCCACCAGCTGCACGCTACCCTTGCTCAACGCAAATTCCTCCCTTCCATTTGGCATAGCACAAGTGTCATTTCCAATCAACATCTCTTTAAGATTCTGCCAACTTGCTTGCCAAGCCTGAGCCACACGTACCATTGAAAGTCAGAGGCGTCTGCAGCTTCATCAGCGCAATGTCATTGTTCTTGGTCTTGGAGTCATAATTTGGATGAGAAATCACTTTTTCTACTCGGTGTCCACTTTCATAGAACATGAAAGATTGTCTCAAAATCCCCGCAAATGCCGTCCAATGCCATGGATTGTTAAGAGGTCTGGGAGAGAAGAAGGACTCAGTATCTCAGAGCCATAAACACAGAGCTCTCGGTGGATGAACTTCCAATATCAGAAGCTGGAGGCAAGACACCCAGAGGCGGGATGGTTCACCAAAAACCACACAGGGAGATAGTGGAAGAGGGGCTCAgcctccccttctcccccacgttcccctcctcccccacgTTCCCCTCACCCAGACTCCCTGCCTCAGCTCCTCACATGGTCCCTCTTTCTGGCTCTTGCATCACCTTCAAGGAATCTGCAGCACCCACAATGGGCCGATATCCCTCCCTGAGGTTTAAAGGCCATTTCTAGCAGGACTGGTCCTTATTTTCCTTTGTACGCCAAAGCATTTCCTGGCACAgggtaggtgcttaataaatggatACTGATGAACAGACTTGAAGTCCAATATCAATCAAACCATTTCCTTTATCCAGGAGTTTCCCTCTTATGAGAATCCCAGCTCCTAGTGGGCCCAGAGCACCCGGGGGTGTGAAGAGGGGGAGAGAAGGGAGCACCCTTGGGTAACAGCCCTTGAGAGAAACCCAGTTCCTAGAGGGCCCAGAGTACCTGGGGGTGTGAAGAGGGGGAGAGAAGGGAGCACCGTTGGGTAACAGCCCTTGCTTCCTTGACCTTCATAACAACCCGAGAGGAGAAGGGCATGCTCATCTTATAGTTGTACACGCCATGGATCAGAGACGTTGTGTGAATCGTCTAAGGGCACGCAGCCAGAGAGGGCTGGGCCAAGAGTCAAACCCAGTTCAGCCTCTCTCTAAGGCAGAAAAATACATCTGCCAAGTGAGGCCTCCTCCAAAGCAGCATGTGACCAAAAGCACTATGTGTTTaaggaaaaggggagggggtggtaGCTTCCATAAATGCTAACACTGTCACAGCTAGCCTCACCCCTACCTAACCCTCTGCATAAGCAATGCTGTGGCCAAGAACACTTAACCCCAGGGGCCTTCCAGCAGGGCAGCCTGAAGCCTGTCTGAGTGTGCCCTCTCCTGGGACTAGCGTCCCGGAGACAGGATACCTCAGGGGGCGGGGGCTTTGCTTAAGGGCAGGACAGAGCTCAGAGGACAGTGGCTGGAAGGAACGCTGGTCATGGCGACATCGTGGAGAATGTTCCACCTGCACCCTGTGCCCCGCGTGCAGGGGACACTCAGTGTATACAGCCATGCGCCGCCTGGCATGAGCGCACTTGGTGCCTCATAACCCTAGGAAGCAGGTGCAATACTCTCCCCATTTAAACACAAGGACGCCGGGGCTGCAAGGGTTGAGACCCTGGTCAAGGTCACAGGGTGGCTGTAGGCCAGCCTGGAGCCCCCACCCGGCCCGCCCCGCCCCTGGCATACTTTTCCACGCAGTGGGCGGCTGTCACGATCCACTCGCGGGTGATGATGGAGCCTCCGCACACGTGGACGTTCTGGACGTGCAGGCTGACTTGCCAGGGCCAGGCCCCCGGGAGCGCACTCTGGCCACCCACGATCCTGCTCTGGCGTCTTGAGTTCAAGTTGACCCCGCAGGCTGAGGACGACAAACAGGCCAGTGGGGTGAGACCAGCAGAAGCCGTCCAGCTACCCAGCTGCAAGGGTCTCCCAGGCTGCAAGGACAGGGTGGGGCACCACTGCCAGGGATAGACTCCGGAGGCTCCTGGGGGTTTCCTCTTGCTTGGGGGAGGGAGGATGCCCCTCCAGCCCACCCAGACCCAGGATGGACCACTTCCATGAACACTCCTGTGATCCCATGGGGTCTCCCGGGACCCAGGTGGGGGTGTTCTGGATAACGAGGCCCTGGGGACTCCTTGAGTCTTGGAGGGACTGACACCACTCAGGGACCCCAGATTCTCacacaaagaaaaggaagatgggAGGCGCAGGGCTGGAAGTGAGTGAGGGGGTGAGGAGACGAGGAGGTGAGTGAGAGGGTGAAGGGGTGAGTGAGTGAGGGGGTGACTGAGTGAGGAGGTGAGTGAGGAGGTGAGGGGGTGAGTGGGTAATTGAAAAGATGAGGGAGTAATTGAGGGGGTGAGGGGGTAATTGAGGGGGTGAAGGGATAAGTGAGGAGGTGAGGGGGTGAGTGAGGAGGTGAGAGGGGTGAgtgaggggtgagggggtgaGTTGGGGGTGAGGAGGTAAGTGAGGGAGTAAGGGGGTGAGTGAGGGGGTGATTGACGAAGTGAGGGGGTAAGTGAGGGGATGAGCGAGGAAGTGAAAGGGTGAGTGAGGGGGTGAGGAGGTGAGTGAGGAGGTGAGGGCGTGAGTGAGGAGGTGAGGGGGTGAGTGAGGAGGTGAAGGCGTGAGTGAGGAGGTGAGGGGGTGAGTGAGGAGGTGAGGGGGTGAGTGAGGAGGTGAGGGGGTGAGTGAGGAGGTGAGGGGGTGAGTGAGGAGGTGAGGGGGTGAGTGAGGAGGTGAGGGGGTGAGTGAGGAGGTGAGGGCGTGAGTGAGGAGGTGAGGGGGTGAGTGAGGAGGTGAGGGGGTGAGTGAGGAGGTGAGGGGGTGAGTGAGGAGGTGAGGGGGTGAGTGAGGAGGTGAGGGGGTGAGTGAGGAGGTGAGGGGGTGAGTGAGGAGGCAAAGGGTTGAGTGACAAGGCGAAGGGGTGAGTGAGGGGGTGAAGGGGTGAGTGAGGAGGTGAGTAGGTGAGTGAGGGGGTGAGGGGTGAGTgagggggtgagggggtgagtgaggagtgaggaggtgaGTGAGGGGTTGGGTGAGGGGTGGGTGAGGTGGTGGGTGAGGGGGTGAAAGCGTGAGTGAGGGGGTAAGTGAGGGGATGAGGGAGTGATTTAGAGGGTGAAGGGGTGAGCGAGGGGGTGAAGGGATGACTGAGGGGGTGAAGGGGTGAGTGAGGGGGTGAGTGAGGGGTGAAGGGGTGAGTGAGGGTGTGAGTGAGGGGTTGAGGGTGTGAGGGGGTGAGTGAGGAGGTGAAGGTGTGAGTGAGGGGGTGAAGGGGTGAGTGAGGGACTGAGGGATGAGTGAGGGAGTGAGGGGTTGAGTGAGGAGGTGAGAGGGTGAATGAGGGGGTGAAGGGGTGAGTGAgggggtgtgggggtgagtgGGGGGTGAGGGAGTGAGTGGAGGTAAGTGGGTGGGTGAGGGGGTAAAGGGGTGAGTGAGGGGGTGAGAGGGTGAgtgagggggtgagggatgagtGAGGGGGTGAGGGGTTGAGTGAGGAGGTGAGCAGGTGGGTGAGGGGATGAAGGGGTGAGTGAGGGGGTGAAGGGCTGAGTGAGGGGGTGAGTGAGGGGTTGAGGGGGTGAGGAGGTGAAGGTGTGAGTgagggggtgagggggtgagtgAGGAGGTGAAGGTGTGAGCgagggggtgagggggtgaggaGGTGAAGGTGTGAGTgagggggtgagggggtgagtgAGGAGGTGAAGGTGTGAGCgagggggtgagggggtgagtgAGGGGTTGAGGGGGTgagggggtgaagaggtgaaggtGTGAGTgagggggtgagggggtgagtgAGGAGGTGAAGGGGTGAGTgagggggtgagggggtgagtgAGGGAGTGAGGGATGAGTGAGGGGGTGAGGGGTTGAGTGAGGAGGTGAGCAGGTGGGTGAGGGGATGAAGGGGTGAGTGAGGGGGTGCGGGGCTGAGTGAGGGGGTGAGGGGTGAATGAGGGGTTGAGTAGGGGGTGAGTGAGGAGGTGAGGTGGTGAGTGAGGGGGTGAAGGGTGAGTGAGGGGGTGAGGAGGTGAGTGAGGAGGTGAcggggtggggtgagggagggATGAGGGGGtgagtgaggaggtgaggaggtgaGTGAGGAGGTGACTGAGGGTTGAGGGAGTGAGGGGGTGAGTGAGGGGCTAGGGGATCGGGGGTGAGTgagggggtgagggggtgagCAGTGAATGAGAGGTTGAGGGGGTGAGTAGGGAGTGAGTGAGAGGGTGAGGGGTGAGCGAGGCCTTCTGCCTTCTCCACCAGGAGGTGAGTGCATGGGCAGAGGGCAGGGTGGGTGCCACGCGCCCTTGGGGCTATGCTGGACCCCCACTCAGGACCCAAAGAAGACCTGAGCCAGCCCTGCCGGGATGTGACTGTGTCAGCGCCTTCCACCTCTTCAAATGAAAAGCTGAGCTCAGGACCACGGCCCCACGACAGCACTGGGCCATCCCGGAGGAGAGGGACGGTGGTTTCCACATTTGcaaacagtttggaaactgtaAGCACTCCAAACACAGAGATGGGGACACCCAAGTCTAAGCCACCGTCCAAAATTCAGGAGAGAAGAGGCAAGAGCGCTGTTGTTCTCCGGGTTTGTCCCTCCTTCCGGGTCCCACTGGCTGATAAGCGCCTGGTGGCCACACCGTGGCGCTGGACCACAGCCCTGCAGATGCTCCTGGTCCACGTTGGGTGGCTGCCAGGGCTCACTAACGCCACCCCCCTTTGCTTTCTGGAGAAAGAGACCTGCCGGACCTCCAGCTCATGGGTGGCATAAAGCGTAGGGCTTTGTCAGCTTCCTGAGCATGCCTGATCTCAGGGGGTATCCCTTGGACCCAAGGCTGAAGGTGTCTACAGGCCTTGGAAATCTAAACCAGGAGCTCCTTGGAAAGAGCAAGATGCCGCTGGGCACATCCCAACCCGTGACTCCACCTTCTTCCTTCCCACGCCCCCAGAGACACAGGGAGTACTGTTCTGAAAGTAGAGAGCTTTTCCTAGTTAGAAGTATCAAAAGGGGGACTCTAGATGAACTTACCTATACAGCGTAAAGAAACCACTGCTTTTGAAGAACAGGCATCACTACAAAAAGAACAGGGGAAATTCTCGTCACGATAGTGAGGAGTCACCTGCCTCTCACATGCTTAGAAATCAGTCATTTCTTCCGATGTTCCCTCTCCTGTCTTCTGAGACATAGAAGGGTCTGCTACTTACAACTCCAATAAGGTAAGTAAATCCATATAGAGACAGTGGCAAAGACCAGACACTGAGCCAAGGTACACGGCTCACATCCCCacggtgtgaccttgggcaagttacttaacctctcttaaAATTGTACCAGCTCCTAGGGTGGTTGTGAGGGTAAGCATACAATAAcgctagtttttctttttcctcttggaaTTTAAAATCATCTTCTAATTTTGTAAGGAAGCCATTTGGAAACCTCTGGGCTCCTATGACTGCTTTAAATTATGTAGTGTTGAAAGCAATATAACCAATAATTTCCCTAGGATTAGAAGAAACGTAAAAGTTACTCATTTGGGAGTCAAACATCCCAGGTTATGGATGAAGAGAAAGTAATCGGTGCATTTTGTCCTGCAGTGAATTTCCCAGGCTATGCTGAGAAGGAAAGACGCAGCCCCTGGCATGCAGAGCTGGCCCGCCCCGACAGCTGTGCCATGTGCTCTGCGGAACCTGAATGATTTCACTGAGCATCAATATCGGACTAGGTCCCTCCATGCCCAAGATAGGGCAAGACACAAGGAGCCTCCTCTGAAATGATGTCTGAACAGACAGAACAGGAACCTTGTGGTCACAACCACAAAATCACGACCTGATGTCTCCTCCTGTCCTGGCTAACTTGAGTGATGGACGTTTCTTTATCAATCATAGCTTTAGCCTAGCCTCATTCCAACCTcctcctagaaaaaaaataataaagcagccTCACAGAATTACCCCTGCTTCCTGGCAGCATCCAATCCAGAGCAAATCTCTGCTTCCTCCAACCGCCCCCAAACCACCTTGCAGGAGCCCAGGCCCTACAATAATAGGTCCTTCCTGACACCCTCTTACTGAGGCACACCCCCCAGGTTCCCAGTGACTGCAGGTGCATTCCAGGTGGACTCTGGCTCTGGGGCACTGACACGGCCAAGCGAAGACATGTCCCCTTTAAGAGAAGACATTTCCTAAGAATCCTAAGGTCGGTAGGGATAGCCCTGTGTGGTCACAGCGCCAGGGCCCATGTGGTTATTCACAGAAGCCCGACAGAAAACAAGCCAAGAACTCAGGCATCAAAGGGCAACTGCTGcccagaaagaggaaaagaggtgCGCCTCCCCGCCCCTCACCACTGAGGCAGAACAGAGCCTACCAGACAAtggccttctcttctttcttccaagCCCTCCAGCCTCCTTGTGAGTTCCCAAGGCTCTTGCCAACGGATCGCagcacctcctcccctccccccgcccctgcCCGGCTGGACTTGGCTCCCTGATTCCGTGTGTAACCCAGGAAGACAAAGAACCACTCAGCATTTACAAAGCGCCCAGGCAGCTG
Proteins encoded in this region:
- the TMPRSS2 gene encoding transmembrane protease serine 2 isoform X1, translating into MALNSGSPPAIGPYYENHGYQPENPYPAQPTVAPSVYEVHPAQYYPSPVPQYAPRVLTQASNPVVHTQPKSPLGTVCTSKTKKALCITLTLGTFLVGAALAAGLLWKFMGSKCSDSGIECNSSGTCISPSNWCDGVSHCPGGEDENRCVRLYGPNFILQVYSSQRKSWHPVCQDDWNENYGRAACRDMGYKDNFYSSQGIEDDSGATSFMKLNTSAGNVDIYKKLYHSDACSSKAVVSLRCIACGVNLNSRRQSRIVGGQSALPGAWPWQVSLHVQNVHVCGGSIITREWIVTAAHCVEKPLNNPWHWTAFAGILRQSFMFYESGHRVEKVISHPNYDSKTKNNDIALMKLQTPLTFNDLVKPVCLPNPGMMLEPEQPCWISGWGATEEKGKTSDVLNEAMVPLIETQRCNSRYVYDNLITPAMICAGFLQGTVDSCQGDSGGPLVTWKDNVWWLIGDTSWGSGCAKAYRPGVYGNVTVFTDWIYRQMRADG
- the TMPRSS2 gene encoding transmembrane protease serine 2 isoform X2, which encodes MALNSGSPPAIGPYYENHGYQPENPYPAQPTVAPSVYEVHPAQYYPSPVPQYAPRVLTQASNPVVHTQPKSPLGTVCTSKTKKALCITLTLGTFLVGAALAAGLLWKFIRLYGPNFILQVYSSQRKSWHPVCQDDWNENYGRAACRDMGYKDNFYSSQGIEDDSGATSFMKLNTSAGNVDIYKKLYHSDACSSKAVVSLRCIACGVNLNSRRQSRIVGGQSALPGAWPWQVSLHVQNVHVCGGSIITREWIVTAAHCVEKPLNNPWHWTAFAGILRQSFMFYESGHRVEKVISHPNYDSKTKNNDIALMKLQTPLTFNDLVKPVCLPNPGMMLEPEQPCWISGWGATEEKGKTSDVLNEAMVPLIETQRCNSRYVYDNLITPAMICAGFLQGTVDSCQGDSGGPLVTWKDNVWWLIGDTSWGSGCAKAYRPGVYGNVTVFTDWIYRQMRADG
- the TMPRSS2 gene encoding transmembrane protease serine 2 isoform X3 encodes the protein MPPAPPGGESGCEERGAAGHIEHSRYLSLLDAVDKSKMALNSGSPPAIGPYYENHGYQPENPYPAQPTVAPSVYEVHPAQYYPSPVPQYAPRVLTQASNPVVHTQPKSPLGTVCTSKTKKALCITLTLGTFLVGAALAAGLLWKFMGSKCSDSGIECNSSGTCISPSNWCDGVSHCPGGEDENRCVRLYGPNFILQVYSSQRKSWHPVCQDDWNENYGRAACRDMGYKDNFYSSQGIEDDSGATSFMKLNTSAGNVDIYKKLYHSDACSSKAVVSLRCIACGVNLNSRRQSRIVGGQSALPGAWPWQVSLHVQNVHVCGGSIITREWIVTAAHCVEKPLNNPWHWTAFAGILRQSFMFYESGHRVEKVISHPNYDSKTKNNDIALMKLQTPLTFNDLVKPVCLPNPGMMLEPEQPCWISGWGATEEKGKTSDVLNEAMVPLIETQRCNSRYVYDNLITPAMICAGFLQGTVDSCQGDSGGPLVTWKDNVWWLIGDTSWGSGCAKAYRPGVYGNVTVFTDWIYRQMRADG